The Acidimicrobiales bacterium nucleotide sequence TCTCCATGTAGTACGGGAAGCGAGCCGCGCACCCGATGCCCGACAGGAAGACGGTGTTCTCCGGCCGGACCCCGAGGTCGGGCATGAGCAGCTGCATGGCGGTCAGGATCGAGTAGTCACCGCACCCCGGGCACCAGCGGACCTCCTGGTCGCTGGCCCAGTCCTTGCGGGTGGTCACGGGGATGGTCGTGTCAGCCACGGAGCTCCTCCAGGATGTCCATGATGCGGGCCTCGACCTCGGCCCCGGTGAAGGGCTGGCCGGCCACCTTCGAGAGCACCTCGGCATCGACGAGGTAGCGGGCACGGACCAGCATCGTGAGCTGGCCGAGGTTCATCTCCGGCACCAGGATCCTCCGCCGGCCGGCGAGGACCTCGCCCAGGTTCGCCGGTAGGGGGTTGAGGTGGGTGAGGTGGGCCCGGGCCACGCGGTGACCCGCCTCCCGCGCCCGGTTGACGGCGGTGCTGATCGCCCCCCAGGTGGAGCCCCACCCGAGGACGAGGAGGTCGGCGTCGGGGTCGCCCTCGACCTCGACGGGGGGCACGTCGATGCCCGCGATCTTGGCCGCCCGCAGGTGGACCATGCGCTCGTGGTTGGCCGGGTCGTAGGAGATGTTGCCGGTGCCGTCGGCCTTCTCCAGACCGCCGATGCGGTGCATCAGGCCGGGCGTGCCCGGGGTCGCCCAGGCCCGGGCGAGGGTGTCCGGGTCGCGGAGGTAGGGCCAGAACTCGTCCTCACCCTCGGGGCCGGTGTGGTTGGGAGCGGTGGCGAAGGCCGGGTCGATGGTCGGCAGCTCCGCGACGTCGGGCAACCGCCAGGGCTCGGCCCCGTTGGCCAGGTAGCCGTCGGAGAGGAGGATCACGGGCGTGCGGTAGGTGATGGCGATGCGGGCAGCCTCGAGGGCGGCGTGGAAGCAGTGCGAGGGGCTGTACGCCGCCACCACCGGCATGGGCGACTCGCCGTGGCGGCCGTGGAGGGCCTGGAGGAGGTCGGCGGCCTCGGTCTTGGTCGGCAGCCCGGTCGAGGGCCCGCCGCGCTGGATGTCGATGATGAGGAGCGGCAGCTCGAGGCTCACCGCCAGGCCCATGGTCTCGGCCTTCAGCGACAGCCCGGGACCGCTGGTGGTGGTCACGCCCAAGTGCCCGCCGAAGGCGGCACCGAGGGCGGCGCCGATGCCGGCGATCTCGTCCTCGGCCTGGAAGGTGCGGATGCCGAAGCGCTTGTGCTTCGAGAGCTCGTGGAGGATGTCGGACGCCGGCGTGATCGGGTACGACCCGAGGTAGATGGGCAACCCGGCCTGTTGACCGGCTGCCACGAGGCCCCAGGCCAGGGCGATGTTGCCGGTGATGTTCGTGTAGGTCCCCGACGGCAGCTCGGCCGGCTGCACCTCGAAGGGGTGGTCGAACAGCTCGGCGGTCTCCCCGAAGGCGTGGCCCGCCTTGAGGGCGGCGATGTTGGCGTCGGCCACCAGGGCGTTCTTGGCGAACTTCTCCTTCACCCACTCCAGCGTGGGTTCGAGGGGCCGGGTGTACATCCAGCTGATGAGGCCGAGGGCGAAGAAGTTCTTCGACCGGTCGGCGTCGCGGGACTTCACCCCGAGGTCCTTGACCGCCTCCAGGGTGAGGCTGGTCATCGGCACCTCGTAGACCGTGTGGCCGGCGAGGGTGTCGTCCTCCAGGGGGTTCGACGTGTACCCGGCCTTCTTGAGGTTGCGCTCGTCGAAGGTGTCGATGTTGAGGATCACCGTCCCGAGGGGGCGCAACGTGCCCAGCTCGGCGCGCAGGGCGGCGGGGTTCATCGCCACCAGGACGTCCGGGGCGTCGCCCGGCGTGGTGATGTCGTGGTCGGAGATGTGGACCTGGAACGCCGAGACCCCGGCGAGGGTGCCCGCTGGCGCCCGGATCTCGGCCGGGAAGTCGGGCAGGGTCGAGAGGTCGTTGCCGAACAGGGCGCTGGCGCTGGTGAAGCGGTCGCCCGTGAGCTGCATCCCGTCGCCGGAATCCCCGGCGAAGCGGATGACCACCCGGTCGAGCGTCTTGGTCTCTCCCGGGCGATGTGCGGTGTCGGCCACGAGCTGGATCCCCCCATCGTGCAATTCGAACGGAGTCGACGGTAGCAGCGAAGACGACGGTCTCCGACGCGCCACCGGCCCCTCCGGCACCCCGCTCGCCGCCCCCGGTGATGCTGGGTAGCGTCCGCCACGACGAACGACCGGCAGACCGACGGGAACCCTTCCATGAACCAACAGCAGCTCCAGAAGGTGCAGCGTGGGGACGGCTTCATCGCCGCCCTCGACCAGAGCGGGGGCAGCACCCCCAAGGCGCTGAAGCTCTACGGCGTCGACGAGGACCAGTACTCGAACGACGAGGAGATGTTCACCCGCATCCACGAGATGCGGACCCGGATCATCACCAGCCCCAGCTTCGGCGGTGACCGCATCCTCGGCTCCATCCTCTTCGAGGACACCATGGATCGCCAGATCGAGGGGCGCGAGTCCGCCGAGTACCTCTGGGACGTCAAGGCGGTCGTTCCCATCCTGAAGGTCGACAAGGGCCTGGCCGACGAGGCCGACGGGGCCCAGGTCATGAAGCCCATGCCGGGCCTCGACGAGCTCCTCAGCCGCGCCGTCGGGAAGGGCATCTTCGGCACGAAGATGCGATCCGTGATCAAGCTGGCCGACCAGGCCGGCGTGCAGGCCGTGGTCGACCAGCAGCTCGAGGTGGGCCGCCAGATCCTCGCTGCCGGCCTCGTCCCGATCCTCGAGCCCGAGATCGACATCCACAGCCCCTCGAAGGCCGAGGCCGAAGCCCTGCTCCGGTCCGCCCTCGTCGCCGGCC carries:
- a CDS encoding 2-oxoacid:acceptor oxidoreductase subunit alpha; its protein translation is MADTAHRPGETKTLDRVVIRFAGDSGDGMQLTGDRFTSASALFGNDLSTLPDFPAEIRAPAGTLAGVSAFQVHISDHDITTPGDAPDVLVAMNPAALRAELGTLRPLGTVILNIDTFDERNLKKAGYTSNPLEDDTLAGHTVYEVPMTSLTLEAVKDLGVKSRDADRSKNFFALGLISWMYTRPLEPTLEWVKEKFAKNALVADANIAALKAGHAFGETAELFDHPFEVQPAELPSGTYTNITGNIALAWGLVAAGQQAGLPIYLGSYPITPASDILHELSKHKRFGIRTFQAEDEIAGIGAALGAAFGGHLGVTTTSGPGLSLKAETMGLAVSLELPLLIIDIQRGGPSTGLPTKTEAADLLQALHGRHGESPMPVVAAYSPSHCFHAALEAARIAITYRTPVILLSDGYLANGAEPWRLPDVAELPTIDPAFATAPNHTGPEGEDEFWPYLRDPDTLARAWATPGTPGLMHRIGGLEKADGTGNISYDPANHERMVHLRAAKIAGIDVPPVEVEGDPDADLLVLGWGSTWGAISTAVNRAREAGHRVARAHLTHLNPLPANLGEVLAGRRRILVPEMNLGQLTMLVRARYLVDAEVLSKVAGQPFTGAEVEARIMDILEELRG
- a CDS encoding fructose bisphosphate aldolase, whose amino-acid sequence is MNQQQLQKVQRGDGFIAALDQSGGSTPKALKLYGVDEDQYSNDEEMFTRIHEMRTRIITSPSFGGDRILGSILFEDTMDRQIEGRESAEYLWDVKAVVPILKVDKGLADEADGAQVMKPMPGLDELLSRAVGKGIFGTKMRSVIKLADQAGVQAVVDQQLEVGRQILAAGLVPILEPEIDIHSPSKAEAEALLRSALVAGLDQLPEGQQVMLKLTLPDEDGFYQELVDHPRVLKVVALSGGYGRDEANARLARNKGVIASFSRALTEGLSAQQSDEEFDATLDRSIASIYEASTA